One segment of Nomia melanderi isolate GNS246 chromosome 10, iyNomMela1, whole genome shotgun sequence DNA contains the following:
- the LOC143174972 gene encoding LOW QUALITY PROTEIN: histone-lysine N-methyltransferase SETMAR-like (The sequence of the model RefSeq protein was modified relative to this genomic sequence to represent the inferred CDS: substituted 1 base at 1 genomic stop codon), with amino-acid sequence MEKSEFRAVIKHLYLKGLTLKEIKAELDEVHGTSAPVFATVYNWVNEFRRGRTSTKDERRSGRPVEVATPEMIGNKRNRVVDAEAVLVLFRRNPGEFLRRYITVDETXIHHYNPETKEQSKQWVFEGERAPKKAKTVKSAGKVMATVFWDARGIIYTDYLEKGKTITGEYYASLLHRLGEEIKKKRPHLKKKKILFHQDNARVHTCAVSMAKIMELKFELLQHPPYSPDLAPSDFFFPNLKKWLGGQRFTSNEEVVAQTDAYFEDLPLFYFLDGLKKLEKRLEKCIELKGDYVEK; translated from the coding sequence atggaaaaaagtgaGTTTCGAGCGGTGATAAAACACTTATATTTGAAAGGCTTAACGCTGAAAGAGATCAAAGCTGAGTTGGATGAAGTTCATGGCACATCTGCTCCTGTGTTTGCAACGGTTTATAATTGGGTAAATGAGTTTAGACGTGGCCGTACATCCACAAAAGATGAACGTCGTTCGGGACGTCCAGTGGAAGTGGCTACTCCCGAAATGATTGGCAATAAACGCAATCGTGTGGTCGACGCTGAGGCTGTTTTGGTGCTTTTTCGTCGCAATCCTGGCGAGTTTCTGCGTCGATACATAACTGTGGACGAAACGTGAATACACCACTACAATCCAGAGACAAAGGAACAGTCAAAACAGTGGGTTTTTGAAGGCGAAAGGGCTCCGAAGAAGGCGAAGACGGTGAAGTCGGCCGGCAAGGTGATGGCCACGGTTTTTTGGGATGCACGCGGAATCATCTACACCGATTacttggaaaaaggaaaaaccaTTACTGGGGAGTATTATGCGTCGTTATTGCACCGGTTGGGcgaagaaatcaagaaaaaaCGTCctcatttgaaaaagaaaaagattcttTTCCATCAAGACAATGCACGGGTGCACACCTGTGCAGTTTCGATGGCCAAAATTATGGAATTAAAGTTCGAATTATTACAACATCCACCGTATTCACCGGATTTGGCCCCCAgtgattttttttttccaaatttaaaaaaatggctCGGCGGACAACGGTTCACGTCGAACGAGGAAGTCGTCGCCCAAACAGATGCCTATTTTGAGGACCTTCCGCTATTTTACTTTTTAGATGGCTTAAAAAAGTTGGAGAAACGATTGGAAAAGTGTATAGAGCTGAAAGGAGAttatgttgaaaaataa